The following coding sequences are from one Gadus macrocephalus chromosome 3, ASM3116895v1 window:
- the exosc9 gene encoding exosome complex component RRP45: MRDTPLSNCERDFLLKAIEEKKRLDGRQTYDYRNIKITFGTDYGCCFVDLGKTRVMAQVSCELVTPKESRPNEGIMFFNLELSPMASPAFELGRSSELLVKLNRQLERCLRNSRCIDTESLCVVSGEKVWQIRVDVHMLNHDGNLMDAISIAAIAALSHFKRPDVGIQGDVVTVYSAQERDPIALSIYHMPICVSFSFFQQGTYLLVDPCEREERVMDGLLMIAMNKHREICSIQSSGGIMLLKEQVLRCSKIASVKVSEITDLIAKALENDKKARKEGRKCGFAESMPQERITALKNLETTVEMTDLTKQASDIVEGVETSAEMALSPVVPAPGVGQVGAGLQNAWGLEDEEDDDEDEEEEEDGDEPEVTIVAEKRGNKKKGERPVVIISDSEEEEVVILNPESS; this comes from the exons ATGAGAGACACACCGTTATCTAACTGTGAGCGGGATTTCCTGCTCAAAGCTATTGAGGAGAAAAAG CGTTTGGATGGAAGGCAGACGTACGACTACAGAAACATCAAGATAACATTTGGAACTGACTATGGGTGCTGCTTTGTGGACTTGGGGAAGACGAG AGTCATGGCCCAGGTGTCGTGTGAACTCGTGACCCCGAAGGAGAGCAGGCCAAACGAGGGCATCATGTTCTTTAACTTAGAACTGTCCCCGATGGCCTCGCCAGCGTTTGAACTGGGCAG gTCATCTGAGCTCTTAGTGAAGCTGAACAGACAGTTGGAGAGATGCCTTAGGAACTCCAGATGCATCGACACTGAGTCCCTTTGTGTGGTGTCTGGAGAAAAg GTTTGGCAGATCAGAGTGGACGTTCACATGCTGAACCACGACGGCAACCTGATGGATGCCATCAGTATAGCCGCCATCGCTGCCCTCTCCCACTTCAAACGGCCTGATGTTGGCATCCAGGGGGACGTAGTGACAGTG TATAGTGCCCAAGAGAGGGATCCGATCGCGCTCAGCATTTACCACATGCCCATCTGCGTCAGCTTCTCATTCTTCCAGCAGGG GACCTACCTGCTGGTTGACCCTTGCGAGCGCGAGGAGCGGGTTATGGACGGCCTGCTGATGATCGCCATGAACAAACACCGAGAGATCTGCTCCATCCAGTCCAGCGGCGGCATCATGCTGCTCAAGGAACAG GTTCTGCGATGCAGTAAGATCGCCAGCGTCAAAGTGTCAGAGATCACAGACCTGATCGCGAAGGCCTTGGAGAATGACAAGAAAGCCAG GAAGGAGGGTCGTAAATGTGGCTTTGCAGAGTCTATGCCCCAGGAGCGAATCACGGCCCTGAAAAACTTAGAGACCACGGTGGAAATGACAGACCTCACCAAACAGGCCAGCGACATTGTGGAGGGTGTAGAGACATCGGCAGAGAT GGCGCTCTCCCCTGTCGTGCCCGCCCCAGGCGTTGGCCAGGTCGGTGCAGGCCTTCAGAATGCTTGGGGGCTTGAAgatgaggaggacgacgacgaagatgaggaagaggaggaagatggggACGAACCAGAAGTGACCATTGTGGCAGAGAAGAGAGGCAACAAGAAAAAAGGAGAAA GACCTGTGGTGATCATATcggacagtgaggaggaggaagtggttaTTCTGAATCCAGAGTCGTCTTAA